One window of the Archaeoglobus sulfaticallidus PM70-1 genome contains the following:
- a CDS encoding HTH domain-containing protein, with product MNLIEDELNVKIIEGILNSKTQDEIAYDLNVSTKTVYNRMKLLESHGYIKEVKKGVWKVDYAKIGMDYMGVVLLGIHNDREGMETLIEHLKKLDYVENVFEIIGSEYNLCIIVRFRGLEEAINETGKFQAWLNKKGIRIDRFNSFISGKTHKDHRRSRILGNYKG from the coding sequence ATGAATCTGATTGAGGACGAGTTAAATGTCAAGATAATCGAGGGAATTTTAAACTCAAAAACACAGGATGAGATTGCTTATGACCTTAATGTCTCGACGAAGACTGTGTACAATAGAATGAAGCTTCTTGAATCTCATGGATACATCAAAGAGGTAAAAAAAGGAGTCTGGAAGGTTGACTATGCGAAGATAGGGATGGACTACATGGGTGTTGTTTTGCTCGGCATACACAACGATAGGGAGGGTATGGAAACACTCATCGAGCATTTGAAAAAACTCGATTATGTCGAAAATGTTTTCGAGATCATCGGCAGCGAGTACAACCTCTGCATAATAGTTCGATTTCGTGGCTTGGAAGAGGCCATAAACGAGACGGGCAAGTTTCAGGCGTGGCTCAACAAAAAAGGGATAAGGATAGACAGATTCAATTCTTTCATAAGTGGAAAAACGCATAAAGATCATAGAAGATCCAGGATTTTAGGAAACTATAAGGGCTAA
- a CDS encoding KamA family radical SAM protein: MTWVEELRQNITEIEELEKYIPLSPEEKERLEEVIQAHPMSISRYYLSLIDPNDPDDPIRKMAVPSVKELDLAGEYDTSGESQNTKLPGLQHKYAQTALILATNACAMYCRHCFRKRLVGIPTKETIERLDGAVEYIREHKEINNVLVSGGDPFLLPTEVIEEFLYKLTDIPHVDFVRFGTRTPVTFPDRILMDPELPEVLQKYSTRDRRVYIVTQFNHPREITDKSTRAVDALIKANTIISNQTVLLKGVNDSGKVLAELMNVINRIGVIPYYIFQCRPVKRVKSHFQVPLYDGYWIVEEAKKYLNGHTKRIRYIMSHVTGKIEIIGVMDGYMYFKYHQAKDPSNLGKMFRKKVSKTAAWLDDFEE, from the coding sequence GTGACATGGGTAGAAGAACTCAGACAGAACATTACCGAGATTGAGGAACTCGAAAAATACATCCCCCTCTCTCCAGAAGAGAAGGAGAGGCTGGAGGAGGTGATTCAGGCTCATCCGATGTCAATATCTAGATACTATCTCTCACTGATAGATCCAAACGATCCCGATGACCCCATCAGGAAGATGGCAGTTCCATCCGTAAAGGAGCTCGACCTCGCTGGAGAATATGATACAAGTGGTGAGAGTCAGAACACGAAGCTACCGGGCTTGCAGCATAAGTATGCCCAGACAGCGTTGATTCTCGCAACAAACGCATGTGCGATGTACTGCAGGCACTGCTTCAGGAAAAGGCTTGTGGGCATTCCAACTAAAGAGACAATAGAACGACTGGACGGTGCGGTTGAGTACATTAGGGAGCATAAGGAGATAAACAATGTTCTTGTCAGTGGCGGGGATCCGTTCCTGCTTCCAACGGAGGTAATCGAGGAGTTTCTGTACAAGCTAACCGATATTCCGCATGTGGATTTCGTCAGGTTCGGCACGAGAACTCCGGTAACCTTCCCTGACAGAATACTCATGGATCCGGAGCTGCCTGAGGTTCTTCAGAAATACTCAACCAGGGACAGGAGGGTTTACATCGTAACCCAGTTCAATCATCCAAGGGAGATAACTGATAAATCCACGAGAGCTGTAGATGCCCTGATAAAGGCTAACACTATAATCAGCAACCAGACGGTTTTGCTTAAGGGTGTTAACGACTCAGGAAAGGTTCTGGCAGAGCTGATGAACGTAATAAACAGAATTGGTGTGATCCCTTACTACATATTCCAGTGCAGACCTGTAAAGAGGGTGAAGAGCCACTTTCAGGTTCCGCTCTATGACGGCTACTGGATTGTGGAGGAAGCGAAGAAATATCTGAACGGGCACACGAAGAGAATAAGATACATAATGTCTCATGTTACTGGTAAGATTGAGATTATTGGGGTTATGGACGGTTACATGTACTTCAAATACCATCAGGCCAAAGACCCCTCCAACCTCGGAAAGATGTTCAGAAAAAAGGTCAGCAAGACTGCTGCATGGCTTGACGATTTTGAGGAATAG
- a CDS encoding acyl-CoA dehydrogenase family protein has translation MDFSFNEEHRMLRDAVREFAEKEIMPYGREYDEKAEYPWEIFRRAAKLGFVGADIPEEYGGAGMDFISIPIICMELTRADSGIGSAIAASTLGCPMVKYFGTEEQKERYLRAVAEGKTTSAIAITEPDAGSDVNSIKTRAEKVEGGYILNGSKTFITNGGISDWVVVIARTDLNAKPAYKGFSALVVEKSMEGFETKPIKKMGLNCHDTSELYFRNVFIPQENLVGTENFGFYQLMRFFNESRILVGAIQLGIAIGAYERALQYAKERKAFGKPLIEHQAIQFKLADMFTAIESAKLLIFKAAYLVDKGEPNPALSSAAKLYASETAIKVTYEAVQVFGGYGFSKEYDVERYYRDARVGTIYEGTSEIQRLIIGRFLAGKLGF, from the coding sequence ATGGACTTCTCGTTCAATGAGGAGCATAGGATGTTGAGGGATGCGGTAAGAGAGTTCGCCGAGAAGGAAATAATGCCTTATGGCAGGGAATATGATGAGAAAGCAGAATATCCATGGGAGATTTTCAGAAGGGCTGCCAAACTTGGATTTGTTGGGGCTGACATTCCGGAAGAGTATGGCGGGGCGGGAATGGATTTCATATCGATACCCATTATCTGCATGGAGCTTACGAGAGCGGACAGCGGGATAGGATCGGCAATAGCAGCCTCAACTCTCGGATGCCCGATGGTGAAGTACTTCGGAACTGAGGAGCAGAAGGAGAGGTATTTGAGGGCTGTTGCTGAGGGAAAAACAACATCTGCAATAGCCATCACCGAGCCCGATGCTGGAAGTGATGTTAACAGCATAAAAACCAGGGCGGAGAAGGTTGAAGGGGGATACATCCTCAACGGCTCCAAGACATTCATAACCAACGGGGGCATATCAGACTGGGTGGTGGTTATAGCGAGAACAGACTTAAACGCCAAGCCTGCATACAAGGGCTTTTCTGCACTTGTTGTTGAGAAATCGATGGAAGGGTTTGAGACAAAGCCGATAAAGAAAATGGGTCTGAACTGCCATGATACCTCCGAGCTGTACTTCAGGAATGTTTTTATCCCGCAGGAAAATCTCGTTGGAACAGAGAACTTTGGATTCTACCAGCTAATGCGATTCTTCAACGAGAGCAGGATTCTCGTTGGTGCCATCCAGCTTGGAATTGCCATAGGTGCCTACGAAAGAGCCTTGCAGTACGCAAAGGAGAGAAAAGCCTTTGGCAAGCCCCTCATAGAGCATCAGGCAATCCAGTTCAAGTTAGCAGATATGTTCACGGCAATAGAGTCGGCTAAGCTGTTAATTTTCAAGGCTGCATATCTGGTTGACAAGGGTGAGCCAAATCCTGCATTAAGCAGTGCTGCGAAGCTGTACGCGAGTGAGACTGCGATAAAGGTTACCTATGAGGCTGTTCAGGTGTTTGGTGGGTATGGGTTCAGCAAGGAGTACGATGTTGAGAGGTACTACAGGGATGCAAGAGTGGGTACGATTTATGAGGGGACGAGCGAGATACAGAGGCTGATAATCGGAAGGTTTCTTGCTGGAAAGTTAGGGTTTTAG
- a CDS encoding acylphosphatase has translation MAVKITITGKVHNAGYRLFLLEEADYLFIPYFDARNVKINGREALVVLVDGEKEQIEEFLEFIKSNKPENAVVEKIQVEEYTGRVRDIERFRSSFNTAQLSKIVQVGLKMLEKQDSMLQKQDMMLERQDMMLEKQDSMLKKQDETIKEIRGTREDLKSEIREVNKSVKEASSKIDKTNELLENRFERLEEEIEKIKKALIKAGIEL, from the coding sequence ATGGCGGTTAAGATAACGATAACTGGCAAAGTTCACAATGCTGGCTATCGCTTGTTCCTTCTTGAGGAAGCAGATTATTTGTTCATTCCATATTTTGATGCAAGAAATGTTAAAATTAACGGGAGAGAAGCTTTAGTTGTTTTGGTTGATGGCGAAAAGGAGCAGATCGAAGAATTTCTGGAATTCATCAAATCAAACAAACCAGAGAATGCTGTGGTTGAAAAAATTCAGGTTGAAGAATATACTGGGAGAGTTAGAGATATTGAGAGGTTTAGGAGCAGCTTTAATACTGCTCAGCTGTCCAAGATCGTCCAGGTTGGCTTGAAGATGCTAGAAAAGCAGGATTCGATGTTGCAGAAGCAGGATATGATGCTCGAGAGACAGGATATGATGCTTGAGAAGCAGGACTCGATGTTGAAGAAACAGGATGAAACAATAAAGGAGATCAGAGGTACAAGAGAAGATCTGAAGAGTGAGATCAGAGAAGTAAATAAGAGTGTCAAGGAAGCTTCGTCAAAAATAGATAAAACAAATGAGCTGCTTGAGAATAGGTTTGAGAGGCTTGAAGAGGAAATTGAGAAGATAAAGAAAGCTTTGATTAAAGCAGGAATTGAACTGTGA
- a CDS encoding DUF2283 domain-containing protein, with amino-acid sequence MEKKIILVHNKEMETLDIWFDDPQEEYVCEEVGEEIILKKSKEGKVIGIEVLYFTGKDIPLEFKAIAKSKV; translated from the coding sequence ATGGAGAAAAAAATAATTTTAGTTCACAACAAGGAGATGGAAACTCTTGACATATGGTTTGATGATCCTCAGGAAGAATACGTTTGTGAGGAAGTGGGGGAGGAGATAATCCTAAAAAAGAGCAAGGAAGGGAAAGTAATAGGAATAGAAGTTCTTTACTTTACCGGGAAAGATATACCATTGGAGTTTAAGGCTATTGCTAAATCCAAAGTTTGA
- a CDS encoding nucleotidyltransferase family protein, with amino-acid sequence MIQEFRKFVGFKVLEYFITHQSAEVHLKELSRRLKISPGSAKTYCDIFERDCILRVKRKGNLKLFTLNNDDFAVRELKKAYYATLLKELGIEKIAENCISLAIYGSFASGNFDEMSDLDILIIGEEEDVNRDLILELQEKLGREIQLTVLPYYRWEKMKKEGNKFAESVLRNYILIKGAEL; translated from the coding sequence ATGATCCAAGAATTTAGAAAATTTGTTGGATTCAAAGTGCTTGAATATTTCATCACTCATCAATCTGCAGAGGTGCACCTTAAAGAGCTGTCAAGGAGGCTGAAAATAAGTCCTGGAAGTGCAAAAACTTACTGTGACATCTTTGAGAGAGATTGTATATTGCGTGTTAAGAGAAAAGGCAATCTTAAACTCTTCACACTTAATAACGATGATTTTGCCGTAAGGGAATTGAAAAAAGCTTATTACGCAACCTTACTAAAGGAACTTGGCATTGAAAAAATAGCAGAGAACTGCATATCCCTTGCAATCTACGGTAGCTTTGCTTCAGGAAACTTTGATGAGATGAGCGATTTAGACATCCTGATTATAGGCGAAGAAGAGGATGTAAATAGAGATTTAATTCTTGAACTTCAGGAAAAACTGGGAAGAGAAATACAGCTCACGGTTTTACCGTATTACAGATGGGAGAAGATGAAAAAAGAGGGCAATAAATTTGCTGAAAGTGTTCTTAGAAACTACATTCTCATAAAAGGTGCGGAGCTATGA
- a CDS encoding HEPN domain-containing protein: MEEYEMAEIAAYNSAFHSARALLFAKGYVERSHYCLGLALKYLYKERDKILELINTFDKIRLSRHNIQYGGLLVSREEAEFVVGFAEEFLRVAREELGIV, encoded by the coding sequence ATCGAAGAATACGAAATGGCTGAAATCGCAGCGTATAACAGTGCATTTCACTCAGCGAGAGCTTTGCTTTTTGCGAAAGGTTACGTGGAAAGAAGTCATTATTGTCTTGGCCTTGCACTGAAGTATTTGTATAAGGAAAGGGATAAAATTCTTGAATTAATTAATACCTTCGACAAAATTAGACTTTCAAGACACAACATACAGTACGGTGGTTTACTTGTGAGCAGAGAAGAAGCAGAATTTGTCGTCGGGTTTGCAGAGGAATTCCTGAGAGTAGCTAGAGAGGAACTTGGAATCGTTTAG
- a CDS encoding nucleotidyltransferase domain-containing protein, which produces MIADYLLEISRKIKERFGDKVERIVLFGSYARGDYSAESDIDILVVVRDDSIENDIRKVIYSFIPIAKRLISVKILRIDRYTKMKEMNLSFIRSVEREGIVIG; this is translated from the coding sequence ATGATCGCTGATTACCTGTTGGAGATATCCAGAAAAATTAAGGAAAGATTTGGTGACAAGGTGGAGAGAATTGTCCTGTTTGGTTCATACGCGAGAGGAGATTACAGTGCAGAGAGCGACATCGACATCCTCGTAGTGGTAAGAGACGATAGTATTGAAAACGACATTAGAAAAGTGATTTATTCGTTTATTCCTATAGCCAAAAGATTAATTTCGGTCAAAATACTTAGAATCGACAGGTATACAAAGATGAAAGAAATGAATCTATCATTTATTCGATCCGTAGAGAGGGAAGGGATAGTAATTGGATGA
- a CDS encoding HEPN domain-containing protein, which translates to MDEITLRIKKAEKLLRDAESELKMGMYERCCSTAYYAMFHASKAMILSVGEDSRTHRGTIFLIWKNKEKLGLNEEDCIRLSKAFDLREESDYGIFQEISEETATDILKDAREFVKKAKEFLIS; encoded by the coding sequence TTGGATGAAATAACACTTAGAATTAAAAAAGCTGAGAAACTTCTCAGAGATGCTGAAAGTGAACTCAAAATGGGTATGTATGAACGATGCTGTAGCACAGCTTACTATGCAATGTTCCACGCATCTAAAGCCATGATTTTGAGTGTAGGTGAAGACTCCAGAACCCACAGGGGAACAATATTCCTGATCTGGAAAAACAAGGAGAAACTGGGACTCAATGAGGAGGATTGCATTAGACTCAGCAAGGCCTTTGATTTGAGGGAGGAAAGTGATTACGGAATTTTTCAGGAGATTTCAGAAGAGACGGCTACAGATATTCTCAAAGATGCAAGGGAATTCGTAAAAAAGGCAAAAGAATTTTTGATTAGCTGA
- a CDS encoding metal-dependent hydrolase produces MDYRLIFIGSLLPDIIDKPLGMILLPLNNGRVFGHTLLFILILLLIGLKYRKSLFLSFASFLHLIEDELWNEPETFFWPLLGDFPAKEHSSFYEYIERIISEYTPSLSHIFISEVIGIVIILIFLKERVISTS; encoded by the coding sequence ATGGACTACAGGCTGATATTCATAGGTTCATTACTTCCGGACATAATAGATAAGCCATTGGGAATGATTCTGCTACCATTAAACAACGGCAGAGTTTTTGGACATACTCTGCTGTTCATTCTCATTCTCCTCCTGATTGGCTTAAAATACAGAAAATCCCTGTTTTTATCCTTTGCATCTTTTCTCCATTTAATTGAAGATGAGTTATGGAACGAACCAGAAACATTCTTCTGGCCTCTTTTAGGCGACTTTCCTGCTAAAGAACATTCAAGCTTTTACGAGTATATCGAGAGGATTATATCAGAATACACACCTTCCCTTTCCCACATCTTCATTTCAGAGGTTATTGGCATTGTTATAATCTTGATATTCTTAAAAGAGAGAGTAATTTCCACAAGCTAA
- a CDS encoding glycosyltransferase family 4 protein, whose protein sequence is MKIAMVTAFWGPAYPTGSGIYAYEVARRLADQGNEVHVYTSSVGNFDKVEYPDNFHIHVLRAYTVVWNMNPFANVFTKLLSKDFDIVHVHSYIFFMSNMTALARIFKNFKYVLHFHGGLNYSEAKKFHPWRTWAKENIYDKTLGLLTVKIADKVLSVAKSDIPIIKRKFGVDAEWIPNCVCTEKFSYSENDSRVVTYVGKLEKWKGAELLKDVFKTIHNELEDVKFMVVGDGSLAEKLKNSNLPIKLMGHVPHDKMPDIYHKTAVSVLPSYMEGLPTICMESLACGVPVVATDVGDTREIVTDGKTGFLVKPGDAKAMASKVIELLEDDDLRKTMGREGRRHVEENFSYDVIVERVYEVYSSLI, encoded by the coding sequence ATGAAGATTGCAATGGTGACAGCTTTCTGGGGGCCAGCATACCCGACTGGCTCCGGGATTTATGCTTATGAGGTTGCGAGGCGTTTAGCAGATCAGGGAAATGAAGTGCATGTTTACACTTCCAGCGTTGGTAATTTTGATAAAGTTGAATATCCGGATAATTTTCATATTCATGTTTTACGGGCGTATACTGTGGTTTGGAACATGAACCCATTTGCAAATGTTTTCACCAAGTTATTGAGCAAGGATTTTGATATTGTTCATGTCCATTCCTACATCTTTTTCATGTCAAATATGACAGCTTTAGCAAGGATTTTCAAGAATTTTAAGTATGTCTTACATTTTCATGGTGGTTTAAATTATTCTGAAGCTAAGAAATTTCATCCATGGAGAACATGGGCGAAAGAGAACATATATGACAAAACGCTTGGGTTGCTTACGGTAAAAATTGCTGATAAGGTATTGAGTGTAGCAAAAAGCGACATTCCAATAATAAAGAGAAAGTTTGGTGTTGATGCAGAATGGATACCAAATTGTGTCTGCACAGAAAAGTTCAGCTATTCTGAAAACGATTCGAGAGTTGTAACTTATGTTGGAAAGCTTGAAAAGTGGAAGGGTGCTGAGTTACTTAAAGATGTCTTCAAAACTATTCATAATGAACTAGAGGATGTGAAATTCATGGTTGTTGGGGATGGAAGTCTTGCTGAAAAACTGAAGAATTCTAACTTACCAATAAAGCTCATGGGACACGTCCCCCACGACAAAATGCCAGACATATATCACAAAACTGCAGTTTCAGTTTTACCATCATATATGGAAGGATTGCCTACGATTTGTATGGAGTCTTTAGCATGTGGAGTTCCAGTTGTTGCCACTGATGTTGGAGACACAAGGGAGATAGTGACAGATGGAAAAACTGGATTTCTCGTTAAACCAGGAGATGCTAAGGCTATGGCATCTAAAGTGATCGAATTGCTTGAAGATGATGATTTGAGAAAGACAATGGGAAGGGAAGGAAGAAGACATGTTGAGGAGAATTTTAGTTATGACGTGATTGTCGAAAGAGTGTATGAAGTGTATAGTTCGCTTATATGA
- the wecB gene encoding non-hydrolyzing UDP-N-acetylglucosamine 2-epimerase — translation MIAIVLGTRPEIIKMSPVVRECEKRGLDYFVLHTGQHYSYEMDRIFFEELELPRPKYNLDVGSGTHAEQTGKIMIGVEKILMQEKPKIVLVQGDTNTVLAGALAAAKLHIKAGHVEAGLRSYDKRMPEEINRVLTDHISDFLFAPTEVAKQNLIRESISENSIFVTGNTIVDAVYQNLEIAKKKVSVLKELNLKPKEYFLVTTHRQENVDVRERIKGIIRGLELIHNEFAIPVIFPIHPRTQKRIEEFGFNLNGVTLINPLGFLEFLQLEANAKLVLTDSGGVQEETCVLGVPCVTLRDNTERPETLEVGSNVLAGTKPERILGGVKLMLNKRNNWKNPFGDGKAGERIINAIMSEVGT, via the coding sequence ATGATAGCAATAGTTCTTGGCACTCGTCCAGAAATAATCAAAATGAGCCCTGTGGTTAGGGAATGTGAGAAAAGAGGACTAGATTACTTCGTTTTGCATACAGGTCAGCATTATTCCTACGAAATGGACAGGATATTCTTTGAAGAATTGGAGTTGCCTCGACCAAAATACAACTTAGATGTTGGTTCTGGAACTCATGCAGAACAAACTGGTAAAATCATGATTGGAGTTGAGAAGATCCTGATGCAAGAAAAACCTAAAATCGTTTTAGTGCAGGGAGATACAAACACGGTCTTGGCAGGAGCTTTAGCTGCTGCTAAGCTACATATTAAAGCTGGACATGTCGAAGCTGGACTCAGATCATATGACAAAAGAATGCCAGAAGAAATCAACAGAGTTTTAACAGATCATATTTCAGATTTCCTCTTTGCCCCAACGGAAGTGGCTAAGCAAAATTTGATAAGGGAGAGCATAAGCGAGAACAGTATATTTGTCACTGGAAACACGATTGTTGATGCAGTTTATCAGAACTTAGAGATTGCTAAAAAGAAAGTAAGCGTGCTAAAGGAACTTAATTTAAAGCCTAAGGAGTACTTTCTGGTAACCACACACAGACAAGAAAATGTAGATGTTAGAGAAAGAATAAAGGGAATTATAAGAGGATTAGAATTAATCCATAATGAATTTGCTATTCCTGTAATATTTCCAATACATCCGAGAACTCAGAAAAGAATAGAAGAATTTGGGTTTAATTTAAATGGAGTTACACTCATAAATCCTTTAGGTTTTCTTGAGTTTTTGCAGTTAGAGGCTAATGCAAAATTGGTTTTAACTGATTCTGGTGGTGTGCAGGAGGAAACATGTGTATTGGGAGTCCCTTGTGTAACCCTAAGGGATAATACGGAGAGACCAGAGACTTTAGAGGTTGGATCAAATGTTTTAGCCGGAACAAAACCAGAAAGAATTTTAGGAGGAGTCAAGTTAATGCTCAACAAAAGGAACAATTGGAAAAACCCATTTGGCGATGGTAAGGCTGGAGAGAGGATAATAAATGCAATAATGAGTGAGGTGGGCACTTAA
- a CDS encoding bi-domain-containing oxidoreductase, producing MKQVVLDFSTGEIKLVNVPTPLVRPRRVLVKNVISVVSIGTEKNMIDFARKNTISKALSRPDLTKQVLDFAKSEGWIEAYKQAKRRLASPEPLGYSSAGIVIDVGNSDAEFRKGDRVACTGSGFASHAEIISVPYNLCVKIPENVSFDHASFAGVGAIAVHAIRLASLQPGENVCIIGLGLLGLLAVQIAKASGYNVLGVDVSEPKLKLAKELGADEVSNTKDAIKVSRIFSDGYGMDAVIIFASTKSDEPIELASEIARERGKIVVPGLVGLDIPREVFYKKELELVVSRSFGPGVYDPFYELKGVDYPYPYVRWTVKRNMKYFLELVSEGKIDLDKIITHRFKIDEAEKAYEELLKGTNAIGVLFYYDYLEGEPKAEIIKVKTKKKKDYKKDKINVGLIGAGNFAKGTILPIIKKIPYVNLVGVATATGTSAEYMARKFDFDYCTTNYMKILEDPNIDCVVIATRHDLHARISSEALEHDKDVFVEKPMALTSKELKRVIEAYNSSDGKIMVGFNRRFSPLCMKAKETIGCKEPLALNIRVNAGKLPSDSWVYDPAEGGGRILGEVCHFVDLAIYFTESSPKYVYAQAIDAPHYSADDNVLVNISFENGSIASILYVSNGDRAFSRERVEIFGNNAVAVIDNFKSLVVSKDGKKKKMKNWFGVDRGHKSEFEIFFSSIKGGKDIPVKFEEYVHTTITTFKILKSLKEGQPIKIEVDI from the coding sequence ATGAAGCAGGTTGTATTAGATTTTAGTACTGGTGAGATAAAGTTGGTAAACGTTCCTACACCATTAGTGCGTCCTAGACGAGTCCTTGTAAAGAACGTCATTTCAGTAGTTAGTATAGGCACAGAAAAAAATATGATTGATTTTGCTAGAAAAAATACAATCTCCAAGGCGTTATCCCGACCGGATCTAACAAAACAAGTTTTGGATTTTGCAAAGTCCGAAGGTTGGATAGAAGCATACAAGCAAGCTAAAAGGCGATTAGCTTCTCCAGAACCTTTAGGTTATAGCTCCGCTGGTATAGTTATAGACGTTGGGAATTCTGATGCTGAATTTAGAAAGGGAGACAGAGTTGCTTGCACAGGTAGCGGATTTGCATCACATGCAGAGATTATTTCAGTTCCATATAACCTATGTGTGAAGATCCCTGAGAACGTTAGTTTCGACCATGCCTCCTTTGCAGGGGTAGGGGCAATTGCCGTACATGCTATCAGACTGGCATCATTACAACCGGGAGAAAATGTATGCATAATCGGATTGGGTCTTTTGGGATTGCTGGCTGTCCAGATTGCAAAAGCATCTGGGTATAACGTTTTGGGAGTAGATGTATCTGAACCTAAGCTAAAATTAGCAAAGGAACTAGGAGCAGACGAAGTCTCTAATACCAAGGATGCCATAAAAGTCTCAAGGATATTCTCAGACGGTTATGGCATGGATGCTGTGATTATATTTGCATCCACAAAAAGCGATGAGCCAATTGAGTTGGCATCAGAAATAGCAAGAGAGCGAGGTAAAATCGTTGTTCCAGGACTTGTTGGATTAGATATCCCCAGAGAAGTTTTTTACAAGAAGGAATTGGAACTTGTAGTTTCTAGATCCTTCGGACCAGGTGTTTATGACCCTTTTTATGAGTTGAAAGGAGTTGATTACCCTTACCCGTATGTCCGCTGGACTGTTAAAAGAAACATGAAGTATTTCTTAGAACTTGTTAGTGAAGGGAAGATAGATCTAGACAAAATTATAACTCACAGATTTAAGATAGACGAAGCAGAGAAAGCTTATGAAGAGCTGTTGAAAGGTACAAATGCAATTGGAGTATTATTCTATTATGACTATCTAGAGGGAGAACCAAAGGCTGAAATTATAAAAGTGAAAACAAAGAAAAAGAAAGATTATAAAAAAGACAAGATAAATGTCGGGTTAATAGGTGCCGGAAACTTCGCTAAAGGTACAATACTACCAATTATCAAGAAAATACCATACGTTAATTTAGTTGGTGTTGCCACCGCAACTGGCACGTCTGCAGAGTATATGGCCAGAAAATTCGATTTTGATTACTGTACGACCAATTATATGAAAATACTGGAGGACCCCAATATAGACTGTGTAGTTATTGCGACGAGGCATGATCTCCACGCAAGGATATCGTCTGAAGCACTTGAACATGATAAAGACGTGTTTGTAGAGAAACCGATGGCGTTAACATCCAAAGAGCTAAAGAGGGTAATTGAAGCATACAATAGTTCGGATGGTAAGATTATGGTCGGATTTAACAGACGATTCTCACCTCTTTGCATGAAAGCTAAAGAGACCATAGGTTGTAAAGAGCCGCTTGCATTGAATATTAGAGTAAATGCAGGCAAGTTACCATCTGACAGTTGGGTCTATGATCCTGCAGAAGGAGGTGGTAGAATTCTAGGAGAAGTCTGCCATTTCGTAGATCTAGCCATATATTTCACAGAATCATCGCCCAAATATGTATATGCACAAGCCATAGATGCTCCACACTATTCAGCAGATGACAATGTTTTAGTAAACATCTCTTTTGAGAATGGATCTATAGCATCTATATTGTATGTTTCAAATGGAGATCGTGCATTTTCAAGGGAAAGAGTTGAAATATTTGGTAATAATGCTGTAGCCGTTATTGATAACTTCAAATCATTAGTTGTCTCAAAAGATGGTAAAAAGAAGAAAATGAAAAACTGGTTTGGAGTTGATAGAGGACATAAGTCAGAATTTGAAATATTCTTTTCATCGATAAAAGGAGGTAAAGATATACCAGTAAAATTTGAGGAGTACGTACATACAACGATTACAACATTCAAAATACTGAAGTCGTTAAAAGAGGGTCAGCCAATTAAAATTGAGGTGGATATATGA